From one Amycolatopsis sp. FDAARGOS 1241 genomic stretch:
- a CDS encoding TetR/AcrR family transcriptional regulator, giving the protein MAVEKTTRTYRMSRRAEAMEDTRRRLTETIVQLHESIGPARTTIAAIAELAGVQRHTVYRYFPTEDDQIAACSAHFWTDHPWPSLDSWAAVAEPADRLARALRELYRFYSGVEPMLVNCLRDAVEMPSVERALAGLGEFLDSATKILSAGWAPERGRRKFLVAAIRHALAFGTWRSLARDSGLSGTDAARLMSSFVEAAQR; this is encoded by the coding sequence ATGGCAGTGGAGAAGACGACCCGGACCTACCGGATGAGCCGGCGGGCCGAGGCGATGGAGGACACGCGCCGCCGGCTCACCGAGACGATCGTCCAGCTGCACGAGTCGATCGGGCCTGCGCGCACGACGATCGCGGCCATCGCCGAGCTCGCGGGCGTGCAGCGGCACACCGTCTACCGGTACTTCCCCACCGAAGACGACCAGATCGCCGCCTGCTCCGCGCACTTCTGGACCGACCACCCGTGGCCGAGCCTCGACTCGTGGGCGGCGGTCGCCGAACCCGCCGACCGCCTCGCCCGGGCCCTGCGCGAGCTCTACCGCTTCTACTCGGGTGTGGAGCCGATGCTCGTCAACTGCCTGCGCGACGCCGTCGAGATGCCCTCGGTCGAGCGTGCGCTCGCCGGCCTGGGGGAATTCCTCGACTCCGCCACGAAGATCCTCTCCGCCGGTTGGGCTCCGGAGCGCGGCCGCCGGAAGTTCCTGGTCGCCGCCATCCGGCACGCGCTGGCGTTCGGCACGTGGCGATCCCTCGCCCGCGACAGCGGCCTCAGCGGGACCGACGCCGCCCGGCTGATGAGCTCGTTCGTCGAAGCCGCGCAGAGATGA